The following proteins come from a genomic window of Pirellula staleyi DSM 6068:
- a CDS encoding cadherin repeat domain-containing protein → MKQNERLLAIGVGSMLVLIVGYYFYTSIDASFASKRKRIDELESQISAQKREVLQGRQAELRLEELAARSLPRNSSEAEVGYKNWLFQLVQKAKLTDQDVAFVTRRPLDDIGELHTFTIAGKGSIDQLVQLLYSIYEVDLLHRVSKLTIRPVKDSKNLSIQMTVEAISLVGGPDSSSISTNPGDRMMLSSLDEYRSSIVGRNLFGPANNPPKLSGVSDQRVAIGRSVEVTAKAADPDPLDKVSYALASASVEGAKIDPATGKFTFRPAKVGTYEFEIAASDDGAPVATVKSKMKVTVTDPPPPPPYVPPTPPPTARLAFDHAKFTVLTAVLSISGQGEVWLHVRPTNQTLRLTEGQTFQVGSVKGVVESIGESDFVFVSEGKPHRLGKGDVLEQAQLLP, encoded by the coding sequence GTGAAACAGAACGAACGTCTCCTCGCGATCGGTGTCGGCAGCATGCTCGTACTGATCGTAGGCTATTACTTCTACACGTCGATCGATGCCAGCTTTGCTTCGAAACGCAAGCGGATCGATGAGCTGGAATCGCAAATCAGCGCCCAAAAGCGTGAAGTATTGCAAGGTCGTCAAGCCGAGCTACGTCTCGAAGAACTAGCAGCTCGCTCGCTGCCTCGCAACTCTTCGGAAGCAGAAGTGGGCTACAAGAATTGGCTCTTTCAGCTCGTCCAAAAGGCAAAACTGACCGATCAAGACGTCGCTTTTGTGACTCGGCGCCCGCTCGATGATATTGGCGAGCTCCACACTTTCACCATTGCTGGCAAAGGTTCGATTGATCAGCTGGTACAACTGCTCTACTCGATTTATGAAGTCGACTTGCTCCACCGTGTCAGCAAACTGACGATCCGCCCGGTGAAGGATTCGAAGAATCTGTCGATTCAGATGACGGTGGAAGCGATTTCCTTGGTTGGCGGCCCCGATAGTTCGTCGATCTCTACCAATCCAGGCGATCGGATGATGCTGTCGTCGCTCGACGAGTATCGCTCGTCCATCGTTGGCCGCAATTTGTTTGGACCAGCGAACAATCCTCCCAAGCTCTCGGGGGTTTCCGATCAGCGCGTTGCGATCGGTCGTTCTGTCGAGGTGACTGCTAAAGCTGCGGATCCCGATCCGCTCGACAAAGTGAGCTATGCCCTGGCATCGGCTTCAGTTGAAGGAGCGAAGATCGACCCCGCTACTGGTAAATTCACGTTCCGTCCGGCGAAGGTCGGCACCTACGAATTTGAAATCGCCGCCAGCGATGATGGAGCCCCTGTCGCCACCGTGAAGTCGAAGATGAAAGTGACGGTGACCGATCCTCCACCACCTCCTCCGTATGTTCCGCCAACTCCTCCTCCAACTGCCCGTCTGGCCTTTGATCATGCCAAGTTCACGGTACTCACAGCCGTGCTAAGCATTTCGGGCCAAGGGGAAGTTTGGCTGCATGTTCGACCTACCAATCAGACCCTCCGCTTGACCGAAGGACAGACGTTCCAGGTTGGCAGCGTGAAGGGGGTGGTCGAGTCGATAGGCGAAAGTGACTTCGTTTTTGTGAGCGAGGGAAAGCCACATCGACTGGGCAAAGGCGATGTTCTCGAGCAAGCTCAGCTGCTGCCGTAG
- a CDS encoding D-2-hydroxyacid dehydrogenase, giving the protein MRIVICYPVEQRHLDQLQAAAPHCEIFLSSQETIARDLFLADIFCGHAKVPVPWPEVVAQNKLQWIQSSAAGLDHCLVPEVIASEIVVTSASGLFADQVAEQALALLLGLLRSMPVFFRAQQKKEFIRRPTGDLHHKTIGIVGLGGNGTRMAEVLRPWKTRIIATDMFVDEKPDCVDELRPADQLDWLLAESDIVILAMPLNSQTHGMIGKKEFATMKKGTTLINVARGQVVVESELVSALASGHLAGAGLDVTEVEPLPLDSPLWEMPHVMITPHVGAQAKRRVDDSTNLIAENLRRYFAGETLINRVDKVLGYPTPRARHGLE; this is encoded by the coding sequence ATGCGCATCGTGATTTGTTACCCGGTCGAACAGCGACACTTAGACCAACTTCAGGCAGCCGCTCCGCACTGCGAGATATTCCTATCGTCGCAAGAAACGATTGCCCGCGACCTGTTTTTGGCCGACATCTTCTGCGGACATGCCAAAGTGCCGGTGCCATGGCCCGAAGTGGTGGCTCAAAACAAACTGCAGTGGATTCAGTCGTCGGCGGCTGGGCTCGACCATTGCCTCGTCCCCGAGGTGATTGCCTCGGAAATTGTGGTCACCAGCGCGTCGGGACTGTTTGCCGATCAAGTAGCCGAACAAGCACTCGCGCTCCTCCTGGGGCTACTCCGGTCGATGCCGGTTTTCTTTCGCGCTCAGCAGAAGAAAGAGTTCATCCGACGTCCTACTGGCGACCTCCACCACAAAACGATCGGAATCGTGGGGCTCGGCGGAAACGGAACGCGGATGGCCGAAGTTTTGCGCCCCTGGAAAACGCGAATCATCGCCACCGATATGTTTGTGGACGAGAAGCCCGACTGCGTCGACGAACTTCGCCCCGCAGATCAACTCGACTGGCTCCTCGCTGAGTCCGACATCGTGATTTTGGCCATGCCACTCAATAGTCAAACGCACGGCATGATCGGAAAGAAGGAATTTGCCACGATGAAAAAAGGGACCACGCTGATCAATGTTGCGCGCGGCCAGGTGGTGGTCGAATCGGAACTCGTAAGCGCGTTGGCTTCGGGGCATTTAGCTGGCGCAGGACTCGATGTGACCGAAGTCGAGCCTCTTCCCCTCGATAGCCCGCTCTGGGAGATGCCCCACGTGATGATCACCCCACATGTCGGCGCTCAAGCGAAACGGAGAGTTGACGACTCAACCAACCTGATTGCCGAAAACTTGCGACGTTATTTTGCAGGAGAAACACTCATTAATCGTGTCGACAAAGTGCTTGGGTACCCAACACCTCGTGCACGCCATGGTCTTGAATAG
- a CDS encoding aminotransferase class I/II-fold pyridoxal phosphate-dependent enzyme: MSSQPNRTRPGDGTLAVHAGEDRQKIGHAITDAIVCASTFTFTNTQAVIDFIQQKQDRGEYGRYGNPNERVVERKLAALDGAEDAIVYSSGMAAIVGLLMTKLSAGDEVVFFDECYHRSREFCTKQLSRFGVVTRQVKACDYDAMSAAVNKNTKLLVSESPTNPHLSVVDLEKFAAIGKQHGVETLIDATLATPLNVRPIEYGVDYVLHSATKYLGGHNDLLAGVISGCKAKLDPVRKLRGIMGAINSPHNLYLLERGLKTFELRMQRHNENGLAVAKFLAAHPRVSKVYYPGLETHPYYEIARKQMRGFGGLITFEIKDADWKETAAIVDASTIARIAPSLGGAESLIEQPLVMSYFEVPPEDRKRFGIYDNMIRLACGIENSEDLIADLAQALEARPKS; the protein is encoded by the coding sequence ATGTCTTCGCAACCAAATCGTACCCGTCCTGGCGACGGCACTCTTGCCGTTCACGCGGGCGAAGATCGTCAAAAAATTGGCCACGCCATCACCGACGCAATCGTTTGCGCGTCGACCTTCACGTTCACCAACACCCAGGCGGTGATCGATTTCATTCAGCAGAAGCAAGATCGCGGCGAATATGGTCGCTACGGTAATCCCAACGAGCGGGTTGTCGAGCGAAAACTTGCCGCACTCGATGGCGCAGAAGATGCGATTGTGTATTCGAGTGGCATGGCCGCCATCGTCGGTCTACTGATGACCAAATTGAGCGCTGGCGACGAAGTCGTTTTCTTCGACGAATGTTATCACCGCAGCCGCGAGTTCTGTACCAAGCAACTTTCGCGTTTTGGTGTCGTTACGCGTCAAGTGAAGGCGTGCGACTACGACGCAATGAGCGCGGCGGTAAACAAAAACACAAAGCTGCTCGTCAGCGAATCCCCTACCAATCCGCATCTCAGTGTCGTGGATCTGGAGAAGTTCGCGGCGATTGGTAAGCAGCATGGTGTTGAAACTCTCATCGATGCAACCCTTGCCACACCGCTGAATGTTCGGCCGATTGAATACGGTGTCGATTACGTGCTGCACTCGGCCACCAAATATCTCGGTGGACACAACGACTTGCTCGCCGGCGTGATCTCCGGGTGCAAAGCAAAACTCGATCCTGTGCGCAAATTGCGCGGTATCATGGGTGCGATCAATTCGCCCCACAATTTGTACCTGCTCGAGCGTGGCCTCAAGACGTTTGAACTCCGCATGCAGAGGCACAACGAAAACGGTTTGGCCGTGGCCAAGTTCTTGGCGGCTCATCCGCGTGTTTCGAAGGTCTACTATCCTGGCCTCGAAACGCATCCTTATTACGAGATCGCGCGGAAGCAGATGCGCGGTTTCGGTGGTCTGATTACGTTCGAGATCAAGGATGCCGACTGGAAGGAGACGGCAGCCATTGTCGATGCGTCGACGATCGCGCGGATTGCTCCGAGTCTAGGTGGGGCCGAGTCGCTAATCGAACAGCCGCTCGTAATGAGCTACTTTGAAGTGCCGCCAGAAGATCGCAAGCGATTTGGGATTTACGACAACATGATTCGTCTGGCTTGTGGTATCGAGAACAGTGAAGATCTGATTGCCGATCTTGCACAAGCACTAGAGGCTCGACCGAAGTCGTAA
- the rnc gene encoding ribonuclease III: protein MSDPLLDDPATTSAELTAPPEAPATSVDESGLARCERRLGYVFNSKPLLRSALTHASGAEHRLASNERLEFLGDAILGVYVCEMLYRQFPDYLEGDLTKVKSVVVSRQTCAKVSEALGLQEFLILGKGMSSSPNVPPSLLADVFESLIAAIYLDGGEQAARQFINNYIGPEVELAAAGELGGNYKSLLQQFAQRECGNTPTYHLLDEKGPDHSKCFKISASVGGKKYQAAWGRNKKEAEQRAANNALAEIKGEAAPFPSD, encoded by the coding sequence ATGTCTGATCCACTTCTCGACGACCCTGCCACCACTTCGGCTGAGCTTACGGCTCCTCCCGAAGCGCCAGCAACGTCTGTCGATGAGTCGGGATTGGCCCGTTGCGAGCGTCGTTTGGGCTACGTCTTCAACAGTAAACCGCTGCTGCGAAGTGCTTTAACGCATGCCAGTGGTGCGGAACATCGCCTCGCCTCCAACGAGCGTCTCGAGTTTCTCGGCGACGCGATCCTGGGTGTCTATGTCTGCGAGATGCTCTACCGCCAATTCCCCGACTATCTCGAAGGGGATCTCACTAAAGTAAAGTCGGTGGTCGTCAGCCGCCAGACCTGTGCCAAGGTGAGTGAAGCGCTTGGTTTGCAAGAGTTCCTGATTCTTGGCAAAGGCATGTCGTCGAGCCCGAACGTTCCCCCTTCGCTGCTGGCCGACGTTTTCGAATCGCTCATCGCGGCGATCTATCTCGATGGTGGTGAACAAGCAGCACGGCAGTTCATCAATAACTATATCGGTCCCGAGGTCGAACTCGCGGCAGCTGGCGAACTGGGGGGCAACTACAAATCGCTACTGCAGCAGTTTGCTCAGCGCGAATGCGGCAATACCCCCACGTATCACTTGCTCGACGAAAAAGGCCCCGACCATAGCAAGTGCTTTAAGATTAGCGCTTCGGTGGGTGGCAAAAAGTATCAAGCAGCCTGGGGACGGAACAAAAAAGAAGCTGAGCAACGAGCGGCGAACAATGCCCTCGCCGAGATCAAAGGGGAAGCTGCCCCGTTTCCATCCGACTGA
- a CDS encoding BON domain-containing protein has protein sequence MKNTLLIAALATGLLALSVSESQAQYGASGTSSSSSGLFGSRTQGSGISSRSGGGTSSGGTGGLGDAGAVQGDERYVRGNRDAGSFVGSDSADTAPVGVSQSSGGRGAAGGGIQSLFGGSGGFADFARQNGFNPNQGGGNQSRTQLRIPIRLGFTPEPTNMAGFQTKFETRLTRIPALKRLGPIDVEMLGNTAILRGVVASAEDRQLAEDLAMMEPEVADVDNELIVGPVESKGEELPVPAPSDDPLLKN, from the coding sequence ATGAAGAACACGCTGCTGATCGCCGCTTTGGCCACAGGTTTGCTCGCTTTGAGCGTGAGCGAGTCGCAGGCCCAGTATGGAGCGAGCGGAACTTCGAGCAGCAGCAGCGGGCTGTTTGGCAGTCGCACGCAGGGAAGCGGCATCTCTTCCCGAAGTGGAGGGGGCACTAGCAGCGGTGGCACCGGGGGCCTGGGTGACGCTGGAGCCGTGCAAGGTGACGAGCGCTATGTCCGCGGCAATCGCGACGCTGGTTCGTTCGTTGGCTCCGACTCGGCCGATACAGCACCAGTCGGCGTCTCGCAATCGAGTGGCGGACGTGGTGCTGCTGGCGGTGGCATTCAAAGCCTGTTCGGTGGCAGCGGCGGTTTTGCCGACTTCGCTCGCCAAAATGGATTCAATCCCAATCAAGGGGGCGGCAATCAATCGCGCACCCAGCTCCGCATTCCAATTCGCCTCGGCTTCACACCCGAGCCCACCAACATGGCCGGGTTTCAAACAAAGTTCGAAACGCGGCTGACACGCATCCCAGCACTCAAGCGTCTGGGACCTATCGATGTCGAGATGCTCGGCAACACAGCTATCCTGCGGGGAGTAGTGGCATCTGCTGAAGATCGCCAACTGGCTGAAGATTTGGCGATGATGGAACCGGAAGTGGCTGACGTTGATAACGAGTTGATCGTGGGTCCGGTGGAGTCCAAGGGCGAGGAACTCCCTGTCCCAGCGCCGAGCGACGACCCACTGTTGAAGAACTAA
- a CDS encoding DUF3500 domain-containing protein, whose product MNNAIRLITCLAIVLAGATAWSSLRRVGAGEELSASGAAFLAMLDEGQLKKAAMDYDAPARVDWHFIPKNERKGLQIREMNEAQRAAAHKLLATALSKIGYTKATRIMATENLLKELEKKKTGTPLRDAERYYFTLFGKPTADGRWGLSIEGHHMSLSFVIDKGEVISSSPLALAANPAKLMGDYLEGFKKGDEILAGEEAVAFELLGSLSAEQKQVAVISPECPSEVRNAGKPQPMVTADAGIAAEKLSGEQQELLRKLIKVYTDTVSDDIAARRWKEIDEAGFGKIYFAWAGAQKLGEGHYYLVQGPTFQIEFVNIQPDAAGNPANHIHCVWRDVRGDFALPIDSQASAAK is encoded by the coding sequence ATGAACAATGCGATTCGGCTGATCACATGCTTGGCCATTGTGCTTGCGGGTGCCACCGCCTGGAGTTCGCTGCGACGCGTTGGTGCTGGTGAAGAGCTTTCTGCCAGTGGCGCGGCTTTTCTGGCGATGCTCGATGAAGGTCAGCTGAAAAAAGCAGCCATGGACTACGATGCGCCAGCGCGTGTCGACTGGCACTTCATTCCCAAGAATGAGCGTAAAGGGTTGCAGATTCGCGAGATGAATGAAGCTCAGCGTGCAGCCGCTCACAAGTTGCTGGCCACGGCACTCAGCAAGATCGGTTACACCAAAGCTACTCGGATCATGGCGACTGAAAACCTGCTAAAGGAACTCGAGAAGAAGAAAACCGGCACACCGCTTCGCGATGCTGAACGTTACTACTTCACGCTGTTTGGGAAACCGACAGCCGACGGCCGCTGGGGATTATCGATCGAGGGGCATCACATGTCCCTCAGCTTTGTGATCGACAAAGGGGAAGTGATTTCGTCGTCCCCTCTCGCACTCGCTGCCAATCCAGCGAAGTTGATGGGAGATTACCTCGAAGGCTTCAAAAAGGGAGATGAAATTCTGGCCGGTGAAGAGGCAGTGGCCTTCGAACTACTCGGCTCGCTGTCGGCTGAACAAAAGCAAGTGGCTGTGATTTCACCAGAATGTCCTTCGGAAGTACGCAACGCTGGCAAGCCACAGCCGATGGTGACGGCCGATGCTGGCATCGCCGCCGAAAAACTCTCGGGTGAGCAGCAAGAATTGCTCCGCAAGCTGATCAAGGTCTACACCGATACCGTTTCCGACGACATCGCCGCTCGTCGCTGGAAAGAGATCGACGAAGCAGGCTTTGGCAAAATCTATTTCGCTTGGGCCGGAGCTCAGAAACTCGGGGAAGGACACTACTACCTCGTGCAAGGTCCTACTTTCCAGATCGAGTTTGTCAACATTCAGCCCGACGCTGCTGGTAATCCGGCCAATCACATTCACTGTGTGTGGCGCGATGTCCGGGGCGATTTTGCCCTGCCGATCGATTCCCAAGCATCCGCCGCAAAGTAA
- a CDS encoding secretin N-terminal domain-containing protein, giving the protein MNALRLIASPWKRNSRLRVAAVGMLSALACWQTATAQVPMPTPAAPVAQSKPADVQVKGYSVGSADLQWALDQLQADYRSRSDVRVAADPRTRQIVLVAPTDVHKQVERWVADLPATIRLTQQQASENGLTTRITPLPQESVDSSMGELVSYRLRNTGASDFEQLLTRLGARRVVTTASSTNSSEYELRSPKLPPVRLKVDRRAGEVQVSAPKGQGRAWEKLLGVLDWPRDLVRDQAAVVPLEKADPMTVARAISLIKAAGMPTTAEGKREHIGEFMTMIFQPGADGGAAPPAAPPAEGPAVPPPAVPGGEAAPEEGAAADDGLGRIGDVQIEFLEGLDVMVVRGKKADVERVLKIIDEIERQSEETKPVVEIYTLKNVDGRALSDLVATIYDQVFSARQSRVTITPLVKPNALMLIGRAEAIPPVVELLQKLDQTVSPESQLKVFRLKFMSSIDAERTVRNFFVDRPGFGTDPRTGLGTRVLTIAEYRTNSLIVQASQRDLLEVQKLLDTLDVAASESANEVRIFKLKNAVAEELAPVLQEAVTGQIQGAGQQQGQQQQQQGQSGQGAQTPATATRRSTNLQLLRVDSEGRGVLESGILSDMRITADPRGNSIVVTGPTQSMPLMQALIEQMDALPATEAQIKVFTIENGDATALAETLQNLFGQQQQGGGQNQGQFGLQTATGAGDSSLVPLRFSVDTRTNSIVASGTTGDLNVVYQILVRLDEGDIRQRVTTVYRLRNSPAADVATAINELLTNQRDLSQQNAELTTQFEQFEREVIVVPEIVSNSLIVSATPRYFDEIKKVVEDLDRRPPMVIIQVMIAEVLLSDVEQLGVELGIQDSLLFDRGIGSVGFPFNNVALGNNSDATSLATRESVAGQGLSSFGVGRTDPTLGYGGLVLSASSESVSVLVRALQQSRRLQVISRPQVQTLDNQPAFVQVGARVPRITSSQLTVNGTINNTVLENVGIILGVTPRTAPDGMIVMEIDAEKSELGPEAEGIPISINSNGDVIRSPQIRIATAQTTVSARSGQTVIIGGLITKNQQESTRRVPYLGDIPVLGRLFRFDSVSDERRELLIILTPFIMQNDEDIEWMNMRESERMSWCMADVVNIHGDVLLGSGPQAPASEASPLIFPDNNPSAPQLTPPGVYDPQAPTPATPSMGQNSPPPGPNNGMQPPSVLRPQQIQPVAPVSIDARNSMQPPQMNRPQYVQPAGGVPYQGPQYPPQYQPMMPQPMPQQQGPVMPANFAAPPGGPSANMVAPAAFVPQQGAYQVPPQQPQRPVQGPMYQPQAAPPYSPQPAIPQQTYQPVSGMYR; this is encoded by the coding sequence ATGAACGCACTGCGACTCATCGCTAGTCCTTGGAAACGCAACTCTCGCCTGCGCGTAGCTGCCGTTGGTATGCTTTCCGCTCTGGCATGCTGGCAGACTGCGACGGCTCAAGTGCCGATGCCAACACCCGCGGCCCCTGTGGCTCAGTCCAAGCCTGCCGATGTGCAGGTGAAGGGCTATTCGGTGGGCAGCGCCGATCTGCAATGGGCGCTCGATCAGCTGCAGGCCGACTATCGTTCGCGTTCCGACGTCCGTGTCGCTGCCGATCCTCGCACCCGTCAAATCGTGCTGGTCGCTCCAACCGATGTCCACAAACAAGTGGAACGCTGGGTAGCCGATCTTCCTGCGACGATTCGCCTGACACAGCAGCAGGCCAGCGAGAACGGTCTGACCACGCGCATCACCCCCCTGCCGCAAGAGAGCGTCGACAGTTCGATGGGGGAACTGGTTTCGTATCGCCTCAGGAACACCGGTGCCAGCGACTTCGAACAACTTCTGACACGTTTGGGAGCCCGTCGCGTGGTCACGACGGCTAGCTCGACCAACAGCTCGGAATATGAACTTCGCTCGCCAAAACTCCCCCCAGTTCGATTGAAAGTCGATCGCCGTGCGGGTGAAGTACAGGTGAGTGCTCCGAAGGGACAAGGGCGCGCTTGGGAAAAACTGCTTGGCGTGCTTGATTGGCCACGCGATCTCGTGCGGGATCAGGCGGCTGTTGTGCCACTCGAAAAAGCGGACCCCATGACCGTAGCTCGCGCCATTTCGCTGATCAAAGCGGCAGGAATGCCGACGACAGCCGAAGGTAAGCGCGAGCACATCGGCGAATTCATGACCATGATCTTTCAGCCCGGTGCCGATGGTGGTGCCGCACCACCCGCTGCTCCACCGGCAGAAGGTCCTGCTGTTCCACCCCCTGCCGTTCCAGGCGGCGAAGCTGCTCCTGAAGAAGGTGCTGCAGCCGACGACGGCCTCGGCCGAATTGGCGACGTGCAAATCGAGTTCCTCGAAGGGCTCGACGTGATGGTGGTGCGTGGTAAGAAGGCCGATGTCGAACGTGTTCTGAAAATCATCGACGAAATCGAACGTCAGAGCGAAGAGACCAAACCGGTTGTCGAAATCTATACGCTCAAGAACGTCGACGGTCGCGCTTTGTCGGACCTGGTCGCCACGATTTATGATCAGGTCTTCTCGGCGCGTCAGAGCCGAGTCACGATCACTCCCTTGGTGAAGCCGAATGCTCTGATGCTCATCGGCCGCGCTGAAGCGATTCCACCAGTGGTCGAACTGCTCCAAAAACTCGATCAAACCGTTTCGCCCGAATCGCAGCTGAAGGTGTTTCGACTGAAGTTCATGTCGTCGATTGATGCTGAACGAACGGTCCGGAACTTTTTTGTCGATCGCCCCGGTTTTGGTACCGATCCACGGACTGGCCTGGGGACTCGCGTCCTGACGATCGCCGAGTATCGCACCAACAGTCTCATCGTGCAGGCCAGCCAGCGGGATCTGCTCGAGGTTCAAAAACTGCTCGATACGCTCGATGTGGCAGCGTCGGAGAGTGCCAATGAAGTGCGCATATTCAAGCTGAAGAATGCCGTTGCTGAAGAGCTCGCCCCTGTGCTGCAAGAAGCGGTGACCGGTCAGATTCAAGGGGCTGGCCAGCAACAAGGGCAACAGCAGCAACAACAGGGGCAAAGTGGTCAAGGGGCACAAACGCCAGCCACGGCCACCCGTCGCTCAACCAACCTGCAGCTACTACGAGTCGATAGTGAAGGTCGCGGTGTACTCGAGTCGGGCATCTTGTCCGACATGCGAATCACGGCCGACCCACGTGGCAATTCGATTGTCGTCACCGGTCCAACGCAAAGCATGCCGCTGATGCAGGCTCTGATTGAGCAGATGGATGCCTTGCCAGCCACGGAAGCTCAAATCAAGGTCTTCACGATCGAAAATGGCGACGCTACCGCGCTGGCGGAGACCTTGCAGAACCTCTTCGGACAGCAACAACAGGGTGGTGGTCAGAACCAAGGCCAGTTCGGACTGCAAACGGCAACCGGTGCTGGAGATAGTTCGCTGGTTCCCCTCCGTTTCTCGGTCGACACGCGTACCAATAGCATCGTGGCATCGGGCACGACGGGCGATCTCAACGTGGTGTATCAGATTTTGGTGCGCCTCGATGAGGGAGATATTCGTCAGCGAGTGACAACGGTCTATCGCCTGCGAAACTCGCCAGCAGCGGATGTGGCAACAGCGATTAACGAACTGCTGACGAATCAGCGCGACTTGAGCCAGCAGAATGCCGAACTCACGACGCAGTTCGAACAGTTCGAGCGTGAAGTGATCGTGGTTCCTGAAATCGTGAGCAACAGCCTGATCGTGAGTGCGACTCCACGCTACTTCGACGAGATTAAGAAGGTGGTGGAAGATCTCGATCGTCGGCCACCGATGGTGATCATCCAAGTGATGATCGCTGAAGTGCTGCTGTCGGATGTCGAGCAGCTCGGCGTGGAGCTTGGTATTCAAGACTCGCTGCTGTTCGATCGTGGTATCGGCAGCGTCGGTTTCCCGTTCAACAACGTTGCACTCGGCAACAACAGCGATGCCACCTCGCTGGCGACTCGCGAAAGTGTCGCTGGTCAAGGTTTGTCGTCGTTCGGGGTTGGCCGCACCGATCCAACTCTCGGTTACGGCGGCCTTGTCCTCTCGGCCAGTAGCGAAAGTGTGAGTGTGCTGGTGCGAGCTCTCCAGCAGTCGCGCCGTCTGCAAGTGATCAGCCGGCCGCAAGTGCAAACGCTCGACAACCAACCTGCATTCGTGCAAGTCGGTGCTCGCGTGCCGCGCATCACGTCGTCGCAACTCACCGTCAACGGCACGATCAACAATACGGTGCTAGAAAACGTCGGTATTATCCTCGGCGTGACACCACGCACGGCTCCCGACGGAATGATCGTGATGGAAATCGATGCGGAGAAGTCGGAGCTTGGTCCCGAAGCGGAAGGTATTCCGATCTCGATCAACAGCAACGGCGACGTGATTCGTTCGCCACAAATTCGCATTGCCACCGCCCAAACGACTGTGAGTGCTCGCAGTGGTCAAACGGTGATCATCGGTGGTTTGATTACCAAGAACCAACAAGAGTCGACTCGCCGCGTTCCATACCTTGGGGATATCCCGGTGCTTGGTCGCTTGTTCCGCTTCGATTCGGTGTCGGACGAACGTCGCGAACTGCTGATCATTCTCACCCCATTCATCATGCAGAACGACGAAGACATCGAATGGATGAACATGCGTGAATCGGAACGGATGAGTTGGTGCATGGCCGACGTGGTGAACATCCATGGCGATGTGCTGCTCGGATCGGGGCCGCAAGCTCCTGCTTCGGAAGCTTCGCCGCTGATCTTCCCCGACAATAACCCCAGTGCACCTCAGCTGACACCACCGGGTGTCTATGATCCACAAGCACCAACGCCTGCGACACCTTCCATGGGCCAGAACTCGCCTCCGCCAGGGCCGAACAATGGGATGCAACCTCCAAGTGTGTTGCGTCCTCAGCAAATTCAGCCAGTGGCTCCGGTGAGCATCGATGCTCGCAACTCCATGCAGCCTCCCCAGATGAATCGGCCACAGTATGTGCAGCCCGCTGGTGGCGTGCCGTATCAAGGACCGCAGTATCCACCCCAATATCAACCGATGATGCCGCAGCCCATGCCGCAGCAACAAGGGCCAGTGATGCCCGCGAATTTTGCGGCACCTCCGGGCGGACCCAGCGCGAACATGGTGGCTCCTGCAGCTTTTGTTCCGCAGCAAGGTGCCTATCAAGTGCCGCCGCAGCAACCGCAGCGACCTGTTCAGGGGCCGATGTATCAGCCGCAAGCTGCTCCGCCATACTCGCCTCAGCCAGCGATTCCGCAGCAGACCTATCAGCCAGTAAGTGGCATGTATCGATAA